A genome region from Arachis duranensis cultivar V14167 chromosome 6, aradu.V14167.gnm2.J7QH, whole genome shotgun sequence includes the following:
- the LOC107495342 gene encoding exocyst complex component EXO70A1, translating into MAGSANLNGDSRIENLISARKSLKLSLEKSKSLGLALEKAGPRLEEIGQRLPSLEAAVRPIRADKDALVAVGGHINRAVGPAAAVLKVFDAVHGLEKSLLSDPRNDLAGYMAVLKRLEEALRFLGENCGLAIQWLEDIVEYLEDNTVADERYLANLKKALKNLRELQNDEEKARLDGGLLEAALDKLENEFRQLLTENSVPLPMAAALGDQACIAPSPLPVSVIHKLQAILGRLKANNRLEKCISIYVEVRSSNVRASLQALNLDYLEISVSEFNDVQSIEGYIGQWGKHLEFAVKHLFEAEYKLCNDVFERMGLDVWMGCFSRIAAQAGILAFLQFGKTVTESKKDPIKLLKLLDIFASLNKLRLDFNRLFGGAACAEIQNLTRDLIKSVIDGAAEIFWELLLQVELQRQSPPPLDGNVPRLVSFITDYCNKLLGDDYKPILTQVLIIHRSWKRQSFQEKLLVTEILNIVKAVELNLETWIKAYEDPMLMNFFAMNNHWHLYKHLKGTKLGDLLGDSWLREHENYKEYYSTIFLRESWGKLPSHLSREGLILFSGGRATARDLVKKRLKKFNEVFDEMYGKQSGWVMPERDLREKTCQLIVQAVVPVYRSYMQNYGPLVEQEASSTKYAKYTVQKLEEMLSCLYRPKPVRHASLRGRQFSGKYGNGMPDLRRTASAVV; encoded by the coding sequence ATGGCTGGTTCTGCGAACCTCAATGGTGATAGTAGAATTGAGAATCTGATTTCTGCTAGGAAGTCATTGAAGCTTAGCTTAGAGAAATCAAAGTCTTTAGGGTTAGCATTGGAGAAAGCAGGGCCTAGATTGGAGGAGATTGGGCAAAGATTGCCCTCGCTTGAAGCTGCGGTTCGCCCAATTCGCGCCGATAAGGATGCTCTGGTGGCCGTCGGCGGCCACATTAATCGCGCCGTTGGTCCTGCGGCCGCGGTGCTTAAGGTATTTGATGCCGTTCATGGCCTTGAAAAGTCGCTCTTGTCGGATCCGAGAAATGATCTGGCTGGATACATGGCGGTGTTGAAGCGCCTTGAGGAGGCACTGAGGTTCTTGGGAGAGAATTGTGGGTTGGCAATTCAATGGCTGGAGGATATAGTGGAGTATTTGGAGGATAACACGGTTGCGGACGAGAGGTATCTCGCGAATTTGAAGAAGGCGTTGAAGAATCTTAGGGAGTTGCAGAATGATGAGGAGAAGGCGCGGCTTGATGGTGGGCTTTTGGAAGCTGCATTGGATAAATTGGAGAATGAGTTCCGCCAGCTCTTGACTGAGAATAGTGTGCCGCTTCCAATGGCGGCTGCTCTTGGTGATCAAGCGTGCATCGCACCATCGCCTTTGCCTGTATCTGTTAttcacaagttgcaagctaTTCTTGGTAGACTGAAAGCTAATAATAGACTTGAGAAGTGCATATCGATTTATGTTGAAGTCCGTAGTTCTAATGTGAGAGCCAGTTTGCAGGCTCTCAATTTGGATTACCTTGAAATTTCGGTGTCTGAATTCAATGATGTGCAGAGCATAGAGGGGTATATAGGGCAATGGGGAAAACATTTAGAATTTGCAGTGAAACATTTGTTTGAGGCTGAGTATAAGCTTTGTAATGACGTATTCGAGAGGATGGGGCTCGATGTTTGGATGGGTTGTTTTTCGAGGATAGCTGCGCAAGCTGGTATACTAGCATTTCTTCAATTTGGGAAGACCGTCACGGAGAGTAAGAAAGACCCCATTAAACTTTTGAAGTTGTTGGATATTTTCGCGTCTTTGAACAAATTGAGGCTTGATTTCAACCGTCTATTTGGAGGAGCAGCATGTGCTGAAATCCAGAATTTGACTAGGGATCTTATTAAGAGTGTCATCGATGGTGCAGCAGAGATTTTCTGGGAACTTCTGCTACAGGTGGAGTTGCAGAGGCAGAGTCCACCCCCTCTAGACGGCAATGTTCCGAGATTGGTGAGTTTTATCACCGATTACTGTAACAAATTACTTGGTGATGACTATAAGCCAATATTGACACAGGTCTTGATCATTCACCGAAGTTGGAAGCGTCAGAGCTTTCAGGAGAAACTTCTTGTTACTGAAATTTTGAACATTGTGAAAGCTGTTGAACTGAATTTGGAAACATGGATCAAGGCTTATGAAGATCCTATGTTGATGAACTTCTTCGCTATGAACAATCACTGGCACCTTTACAAACATTTGAAAGGGACAAAGCTTGGGGATCTCTTGGGAGATTCTTGGTTAAGGGAACATGAAAATTACAAAGAATATTACTCGACAATCTTCTTGCGAGAGAGCTGGGGAAAGCTTCCTTCACACTTGAGTAGAGAAGGGCTGATTCTCTTCTCCGGAGGGCGGGCTACTGCTCGGGATCTGGTCAAGAAAAGGTTAAAAAAGTTCAATGAAGTTTTCGATGAGATGTATGGGAAGCAGTCGGGTTGGGTCATGCCGGAGCGAGATCTGAGGGAGAAGACATGTCAGCTTATAGTGCAAGCTGTGGTCCCTGTTTACCGGAGTTACATGCAGAATTACGGCCCCTTGGTCGAGCAAGAAGCTAGCTCCACAAAATATGCAAAATACACAGTGCAGAAGCTGGAGGAGATGCTTTCATGTCTTTATCGGCCAAAGCCTGTGAGGCATGCCAGTTTGAGGGGTCGGCAGTTCAGCGGAAAATATGGCAATGGAATGCCAGATCTTCGTCGTACAGCTTCTGCAGTTGTGTAG
- the LOC107495381 gene encoding KID-containing protein 1, producing the protein MELLVGPAFTIEVPSSPPHATAEYDADRPTISNAGTTGEIERDGTKSNSFFDEGSGFRAGGKAGLFAGDSSESSSSIGTPDDSDIENDVVSPIKEDDEDEEVQSKLNGLNSLDSLEDSLPIKRGLSNHFSGKSKSFTDLSQVNTVKDLKKQENPFNKRRRVLMASKWSRRSSFYTWSNPQSMPLLPLDEDSDEAAQEQEGDEDEEDEKGRKVFSSPSSSARDEVLSVRQQQQNRVPPQSYAAHMRLRLGSFKSRSLSLADLQEHDEEEEEHDNDNDDHHDHHQLT; encoded by the exons ATGGAGCTTTTGGTGGGTCCTGCTTTCACCATCGAGGTTCCTTCTTCTCCGCCTCACGCCACGGCGGAATACGACGCCGACCGACCGACGATTAGTAACGCCGGTACCACCGGCGAAATCGAACGCGACGGTACAAAGTCAAACTCCTTCTTCGATGAAGGTTCGGGCTTCCGTGCCGGAGGAAAGGCCGGTTTGTTCGCCGGCGATTCTTCGGAGAGCTCGTCGTCGATCGGAACCCCCGACGACAGCGACATcgaaaacgacgtcgtttcaccTATAAAAGAAGATGACGAAGATGAAGAAGTTCAAAGCAAGTTGAATGGTTTGAACTCTTTGGATTCTCTAGAAGATTCTCTTCCCATCAA gaGGGGATTATCGAACCATTTTAGTGGaaaatcaaaatcttttacGGATCTGTCACAAGTGAACACTGTGAAGGATCTTAAGAAGCAAGAGAATCCATTCAACAAGAGAAGGAGGGTTTTAATGGCGTCAAAATGGTCAAGGAGATCCTCTTTCTACACGTGGTCAAACCCACAGTCTATGCCGCTTTTGCCCCTCGACGAGGATTCCGATGAAGCCGCACAAGAACAAGAAGGCGACGAGGACGAGGAAGATGAGAAGGGTAGAAAGGTCTTTTCATCTCCTTCGTCTTCTGCAAGAGATGAAGTGTTGAGTGTGAGACAGCAGCAGCAGAACAGAGTGCCTCCCCAGTCTTATGCTGCTCATATGAGGCTTAGGTTAGGGAGCTTCAAATCTAGGAGCCTTTCTCTTGCAGATCTGCAAGAacatgatgaagaagaagaagaacatgataatgataatgatgatcatcatgatcatcatcaattaacatag